Proteins co-encoded in one Octopus bimaculoides isolate UCB-OBI-ISO-001 chromosome 7, ASM119413v2, whole genome shotgun sequence genomic window:
- the LOC106872801 gene encoding zinc finger and BTB domain-containing protein 24, translated as MCGKKLTSLSRLMEHKRVHTGERPYVCQVCQKRFTQKAHLVIHKRTHTGEKPYACHICHKRFAQSSHLNNHKRIHTGEKPYFCNVCNLGFSRKQRLELHVLQHAQQKSTNSQQINNNDDVNSTNSNDNKSVAFTSEAEAAYQRPLLDSTQSQAQISAGIGDAGMQTMNFSHRRKPAFVTRVSNEEYEIMQNNFESQTAPDQEDGGFSLSSLTSAHHSSLMKSEPKDFDEFEAITHELEAIAHPNINQVMSSENLMVRQVDPLDQDENDQPKSLEDSLVIHLDGTTHSEVLRDVHSSTEPDVGVMCAVSTTDMHHAQAGDDGDSITSESNNSNCEQSITSRAPKRSILGHHSVKTSKSLNSQTHLNRHRSLLPNRTTSVSTSSSSYARINSRVCLVDFSTEELITHLMSRDDVYRCDFCCLLFQDAAMYHLHRSMHDKMDCRCCNICGKLSKDKHDFIAHFLTEHK; from the exons ATGTGTGGAAAAAAGCTGACCTCATTATCAAGGCTAATGGAGCATAAAAGAGTCCACACAGGTGAACGCCCTTATGTTTGCCAGGTATGTCAGAAAAGGTTCACACAGAAAGCTCATCTGGTCATccataagcgcacacacacaggagagaaaccatatgccTGTCATATTTGCCATAAGCGATTTGCACAGTCCTCCCATCTGAATAACCACAAGCGGATCCACACCGGAGAGAAACCTTACTTTTGTAATGTATGTAACTTAGGCTTTAGTCGCAAACAGAGACTGGAGTTACATGTACTGCAACATGCACAGCAAAAGAGCACAAACAGTCAacagataaataataatgatgatgtgaacAGTACgaatagtaatgataacaaaTCTGTTGCATTTACATCAGAAGCTGAAGCTGCATACCAGCGCCCTCTATTAGATTCTACACAATCGCAg GCTCAAATATCTGCAGGTATTGGCGATGCTGGAATGCAGACTATGAACTTTTCACACCGACGTAAGCCAGCATTTGTCACCCGTGTGAGTAACGAAGAATATGAAATTATGCAAAACAATTTTGAATCTCAAACAGCTCCAGACCAAGAGGATGGAGGTTTCTCTTTGTCAAGTCTAACTTCAGCTCATCATTCCTCGTTAATGAAGTCAGAACCAAAAGACTTTGATGAATTTGAAGCAATTACTCATGAACTAGAAGCAATTGCTCATCCAAATATTAATCAAGTTATGAGCTCAGAAAATTTAATGGTGCGCCAGGTGGATCCCCTTGATCAAGATGAGAACGACCAACCCAAATCTCTAGAAGATTCTCTAGTCATACACCTGGATGGCACAACTCATTCAGAAGTACTCCGTGATGTGCATTCCAGTACTGAGCCTGATGTTGGTGTTATGTGTGCAGTGAGCACAACAGACATGCACCATGCTCAAGCGGGAGATGATGGCGATAGCATAACAAGTGAAAGCAACAATTCAAACTGTGAGCAAAGCATAACAAGCCGTGCTCCGAAAAGATCAATTCTTGGTCACCATTCAGTTAAAACATCTAAGTCACTCAATTCGCAAACACATCTTAACAGACACCGATCATTACTTCCCAACAGAACTACATCAGTGTCGACAAGTTCTTCATCTTATGCACGGATTAACAGCCGAGTGTGTCTGGTGGACTTCTCCACTGAAGAACTCATCACTCACCTCATGTCTCGTGATGATGTCTATCGGTGCGACTTCTGCTGTTTGCTATTCCAAGATGCAGCAATGTATCATCTTCATCGAAGCATGCATGACAAAATGGACTGTCGTTGTTGTAATATCTGTGGCAAGCTTTCTAAAGACAAGCATGACTTCATTGCACATTTCCTTACTGAACATAAGTAA